From a single Ischnura elegans chromosome 7, ioIscEleg1.1, whole genome shotgun sequence genomic region:
- the LOC124163080 gene encoding uncharacterized protein LOC124163080, which translates to MEKLIRGRNALKIQITRLMTDIEKLLYLKDEEPDHLALEVELTLMNDVVREWEEICHTILKELEESEASEEALADEMQVVMNLRRRFTVVQRKCERIIKPIQTSETSLTEMDTISNTGSVSKRRLKLPKIELQKFDGKLKSWLGWWSHFRKIHDDDTLTDSDKVEYLSQATEKGTEAEELVESYPADAKNYPNVIGALKERFGRKDLLVQVYIRELLNLVITNTNGKEEMSLSSCYFKLNSHLRSLEALKLGKVDPETFIFPLVESGLSEEILRPWHRSSFSKTEGNQLKALMEFMRVEVRSVQQTYLAKAGFHSSEPVTSQSTKGGMTKKGNWKSRKEDDIPTAAGLVASPAPQRHSCGFCNGGHETMACVKAQAMNLDERKQKLGEKKVCYACFRGKHKSRDCRSHVKCIVCQGKHYPLLCLQ; encoded by the coding sequence ATGGAGAAGCTTATTAGAGGAAGGAACGCGTTGAAAATACAGATTACTAGGTTGATGACCGACATCGAGAAGCTTCTTTACCTCAAGGATGAAGAACCTGATCATCTTGCCTTGGAAGTCGAGCTCACCCTGATGAACGACGTTGTGAGGGAATGGGAGGAGATATGTCACACCATACTAAAGGAATTAGAGGAATCAGAAGCATCCGAAGAAGCCTTGGCAGATGAAATGCAAGTAGTAATGAATTTACGACGACGATTCACCGTAGTTCAACGGAAGTGTGAGAGAATAATCAAGCCTATTCAGACTTCTGAAACGTCCTTAACGGAAATGGACACCATTAGCAACACAGGATCAGTTAGCAAAAGAAGGCTCAAACTCCCCAAGATTGAGCTCCAGAAGTTTGACGGGAAGTTGAAGTCATGGCTTGGATGGTGGTCtcattttcgaaaaattcatgACGACGATACACTCACAGATTCAGACAAGGTGGAGTATCTATCACAGGCTACGGAGAAGGGGACAGAAGCTGAGGAGTTGGTGGAAAGTTATCCAGCCGATGCCAAAAACTACCCCAATGTCATAGGTGCCTTAAAAGAACGTTTCGGAAGGAAAGATTTGTTGGTACAAGTTTACATTCGAGAGCTCTTGAATTTGGTTATCACGAATACaaatggaaaggaagaaatgagcCTTTCGTCATGCTACTTCAAACTCAATTCTCATCTGCGATCACTGGAAGCTTTGAAGTTAGGGAAAGTGGATCCGGAGACGTTTATCTTCCCACTTGTGGAGTCAGGCCTTAGTGAAGAAATTCTTCGTCCTTGGCATAGAAGCTCATTTAGCAAAACTGAAGGCAACCAACTCAAGGCGCTAATGGAATTTATGAGAGTGGAGGTACGAAGTGTCCAGCAGACCTACCTGGCTAAAGCAGGATTCCACTCCAGTGAACCTGTCACCTCTCAATCTACGAAAGGAGGAATGACAAAAAAGGGAAACTGGAAGTCCAGGAAGGAAGATGATATTCCTACAGCAGCAGGTCTAGTAGCCAGTCCCGCTCCTCAACGACATTCTTGTGGATTCTGTAATGGAGGACATGAAACTATGGCATGCGTCAAGGCTCAGGCAATGAATTTGgatgaaagaaaacagaaattgggAGAGAAGAAAGTATGTTACGCGTGTTTCCGGGGAAAGCATAAGAGCAGGGACTGTCGCAGTCATGTGAAGTGTATTGTGTGCCAAGGAAAACACTATCCTCTTCTCTGCCTACAATAA
- the LOC124163081 gene encoding uncharacterized protein LOC124163081, with amino-acid sequence MANNPSITDLWNLETIGISDPVAVKSAAEEDAEAISYYKSTVRKEEMNGRYNVALPWKQPKSTLPTNRQVAEKRLRSATAKLEKTGNWIHRTSSTSAKATLYLLKPIRITHYCQLHPDSKEEIHIFYDASGQAYATVIYLRSEYEGEVKVKLLNAKSRLAPVKKPTINRLELLAALLGARMARPVKEVLGKDIPFHYWSDSTTVLAWIKRGNEWEKFVSNRVKEILDTTTTRQWNHVPGEDNPADLPSRGCTPAKLVESKWWEGPKWLTLTGEHWPCHTSAEINEDEINKERKKMTVSMISTAFPTPRFSSCQKNVTVWAWVNRFTYNCRNKKRITSPIISTKELRLVEKTVLKEIQCQAYGQGGVPKNLLTVMGTDGLLRIMSKLVHREDTTDFISPILLPQHRPLVITYLFLFGIFTSSTVMQGFRLLRHEAKAFEVETATLPVARVQDSKVFQTTGVDLAGPLIIRDGQKVWIVIYTCAVYRCVSLDVITGLSTETFLNSLERFVANYGRPNTVYSDNGTNFIGAKNIFDKLNMEEVAKISQVKKLQWILNCEAAPWWGGFWERLIRSVKGLMKRMIGKSKLSFDELRTCIASMAATINDRPLTTITEDGNDLVSLSPAMFLRHIMPGGFPEGNFANGLEQSYRKMHNLQTQLKDRFRKEYLSLLIQKRKKVNIRPTAVGDGVLVGCDNKKRFEWPLGKIEELYSGKDGIVRSAKIKIYSGKGIIYINRPLHRLYPLEISQQEGAAMSTKTPILEETSSTSMEQPVKKAENKEEFIITRGGRKVKKLSRYSSWFGGIIT; translated from the exons ATGGCTAACAATCCGAGCATCACGGATTTATGGAATCTCGAAACAATTGGGATATCAGATCCTGTGGCGGTCAAGTCAGCAGCAGAGGAAGATGCCGAAGCGATTTCTTATTACAAGTCGACCGTACGGAAGGAAGAGATGAACGGGCGATACAATGTAGCCCTTCCTTGGAAGCAGCCCAAGTCAACACTTCCTACAAATCGTCAAGTAGCAGAGAAACGATTGAGGTCAGCTACGGCGAAGTTGGAGAAAACAGGAAA TTGGATTCACCGCACCAGCTCTACTTCTGCCAAAGCTACTCTCTACCTACTCAAGCCGATAAGGATTACACACTACTGTCAACTTCACCCCGATTCCAAGGAAGAGATTCACATTTTCTACGACGCAAGTGGACAGGCATACGCCACTGTTATCTACCTCCGATCTGAATACGAAGGAGAAGTCAAAGTCAAACTTCTCAATGCAAAATCGCGTCTTGCTCCAGTCAAGAAGCCAACAATCAACAGATTAGAGTTGTTAGCAGCATTGTTGGGAGCCAGGATGGCAAGACCGGTGAAGGAAGTGCTAGGAAAGGACATCCCTTTTCACTATTGGAGTGATTCAACTACAGTTCTGGCTTGGATCAAAAGAGGAAACGAGTGGGAGAAGTTTGTGTCGAACCGCGTCAAGGAAATTCTCGACACCACCACTACCAGGCAATGGAATCATGTGCCTGGAGAAGACAACCCAGCAGATCTGCCTTCACGAGGGTGTACTCCGGCAAAATTGGTGGAATCAAAGTGGTGGGAAGGACCTAAATGGTTAACATTGACTGGGGAACATTGGCCGTGTCATACATCAGCTGAAATTAACGAGGATGAAATCAATAAGGAACGGAAGAAAATGACCGTATCAATGATCTCTACTGCATTTCCGACTCCAAGATTTTCCTCTTGTCAGAAGAATGTAACAGTCTGGGCATGGGTCAATCGCTTCACTTACAATTGTCGTAACAAGAAAAGGATTACTTCACCCATCATATCAACGAAGGAACTTCGACTAGTAGAGAAGACAGTATTGAAGGAGATTCAATGTCAAGCCTATGGTCAAGGAGGAGTTCCTAAAAACTTACTCACGGTGATGGGGACCGATGGATTGTTGCGAATTATGTCAAAATTAGTACACCGGGAAGATACAACTGATTTCATCTCCCCTATTCTCTTACCACAGCATCGTCCATTAgttattacttatttattcttATTCGGGATATTCACCTCTTCAACTGTCATGCAGGGATTCAGACTACT GAGGCACGAAGCAAAAGCGTTTGAGGTTGAGACGGCAACACTCCCAGTTGCTCGTGTGCAAGACAGTAAAGTATTTCAGACCACGGGAGTAGATCTGGCTGGTCCACTTATCATTCGAGatggacagaaggtttggatcgTGATCTACACTTGTGCGGTCTATAGATGTGTATCACTGGATGTCATTACGGGATTATCAACCGAGACATTTCTCAACTCTCTGGAACGTTTCGTGGCCAACTACGGAAGACCGAATACTGTCTACAGCGACAACGGTACTAACTTCATTGGTGCAAAGAACATATTCGACAAACTGAATATGGAAGAAGTCGCAAAAATAAGTCAAGTCAAGAAATTGCAGTGGATACTAAACTGTGAAGCAGCACCATGGTGGGGTGGATTCTGGGAACGACTCATAAGGAGTGTCAAGGGCCTCATGAAGAGGATGATTGGCAAGAGCAAGTTGTCATTTGATGAGTTACGCACCTGCATCGCAAGCATGGCTGCCACCATCAATGACCGTCCACTTACAACCATTACCGAAGATGGAAATGATCTTGTGTCTCTCTCTCCAGCCATGTTTTTAAGACATATAATGCCTGGAGGTTTCCCGGAAGGAAATTTTGCCAATGGGCTGGAACAAAGCTACCGAAAAATGCATAATCTTCAAACCCAGCTGAAGGATCGTTTTCGAAAAGAGTACCTGTCCCTTCTCATCCAGAAGAGGAAGAAAGTTAACATTCGACCCACTGCTGTGGGAGATGGGGTACTCGTTGGATGTGACAACAAGAAGAGGTTCGAGTGGCCCCTTGGGAAAATTGAGGAGCTCTACAGTGGAAAAGATGGGATCGTGAGGTCTGCAAAAATCAAGATTTATAGCGGTAAGGGGATTATCTACATAAATCGTCCCTTACACCGTCTGTACCCGCTGGAGATTTCTCAACAAGAAGGTGCAGCAATGTCGACGAAAACACCTATATTAGAAGAAACCTCGTCGACTTCAATGGAACAGCCTGTCAAGAAGGCTGAGAACAAAGAGGAGTTCATCATTACACGTGGtggaagaaaagtgaaaaagcTTAGTCGCTACTCTTCCTGGTTTGGAGGAATCATCACATGA